A single genomic interval of Shewanella psychropiezotolerans harbors:
- a CDS encoding ABC transporter permease subunit, which produces MILEPNLNTGLVRNTLILAKFELKKLLFNPKGLIALIAFTLVWMLILLYPIRGASDILLSADFRQLIAGIFGESSVDKLFQWQVAEMAIFWVAALYLFPMFSIFVSADQFASDKSRGSFRFLILRTGRDSLFFGRFIGHMLIQSLLLMLTVAATILLALSRESSLLLPALGSGLMVFINIFIILLPYTALMALLSLYANSARQATIYAILFWAVSAIVIAIVNSQLPAVGELLSWILPGAQLSMMINTQGIASLIYAPIPLIQAGVLLFIGRSYMIRSSL; this is translated from the coding sequence ATGATTTTGGAACCTAACCTAAATACCGGCTTAGTGCGCAATACGCTCATACTGGCCAAGTTTGAATTAAAGAAGTTACTGTTTAATCCTAAGGGCTTGATCGCCCTCATCGCCTTCACACTCGTGTGGATGTTGATCTTACTCTATCCCATTCGCGGCGCCTCGGATATTCTCCTGAGCGCGGATTTCAGGCAGTTGATCGCCGGGATATTTGGCGAGTCTTCGGTCGATAAACTCTTCCAGTGGCAAGTGGCTGAGATGGCGATATTTTGGGTCGCGGCCCTGTATCTCTTTCCCATGTTCAGCATTTTTGTCTCCGCCGATCAATTTGCCTCAGATAAAAGCAGAGGCAGCTTTCGCTTCTTGATCTTAAGGACGGGGCGAGACAGTTTATTTTTCGGTCGCTTCATCGGCCACATGCTCATTCAATCTTTACTATTAATGTTAACTGTAGCGGCCACGATACTGCTGGCACTGTCACGGGAGTCCAGCCTGTTACTGCCCGCATTAGGCTCAGGCCTGATGGTGTTTATTAATATCTTCATCATCTTGCTGCCATACACGGCCTTGATGGCCCTGCTCTCCTTGTACGCTAACTCCGCGAGACAAGCCACTATCTACGCCATCTTATTCTGGGCCGTGAGTGCGATTGTGATTGCTATCGTCAATAGTCAGCTGCCCGCGGTTGGGGAACTATTAAGTTGGATATTACCCGGTGCTCAGCTAAGCATGATGATCAATACCCAAGGGATCGCTAGCCTGATTTATGCCCCGATACCTCTCATTCAAGCAGGCGTGTTACTTTTCATAGGCAGAAGTTACATGATCAGGAGTTCACTATGA
- a CDS encoding adenosylmethionine decarboxylase: MVFEGSEKIIELGVQPGSPSLRRLPYAFWQTLVTSAGAEIISCVKNDACDAYILSESSLFVWDGRIRMLTCGATQLSNALVLFIERLGAESIAYATYQRKNEYLLQPQIRSFDQDLAYITQTIPGKGYRIGHLDSHHHYLFTANGEAHSGKSLATAKPLATIELLMYHLKGPLAEYFRSPQQTTEGIRDALQLSSMFIDFEFDDHLFSPCGYSLNGIKGDRYFTLHITPQEQSSYCSFETNLTEKDLPAEVLEHFLVKLQPERWDLICVDRPLLVAKPRDNTSINTCLITTDGGYDVNFKHVDQQDELLFTQVI; this comes from the coding sequence ATGGTATTTGAAGGTTCTGAAAAGATCATCGAGCTGGGTGTGCAGCCTGGCTCGCCTTCATTAAGACGTCTTCCCTATGCCTTTTGGCAGACTCTGGTGACGAGTGCGGGCGCCGAAATCATCTCTTGTGTGAAAAATGACGCGTGCGATGCCTATATCCTCAGTGAATCCAGCCTGTTTGTGTGGGATGGACGGATCAGAATGCTGACTTGCGGCGCGACTCAGTTATCCAATGCACTGGTGCTGTTTATCGAAAGGCTAGGGGCCGAGTCGATCGCTTACGCGACGTATCAGAGAAAAAATGAGTATCTGCTGCAACCACAAATTCGCAGCTTCGATCAAGACCTTGCTTATATCACTCAGACCATACCTGGTAAGGGATACAGAATAGGCCATCTGGACAGTCATCATCATTATCTTTTTACCGCCAATGGCGAAGCGCATTCGGGTAAGTCACTGGCTACTGCTAAGCCTTTAGCCACCATTGAGCTATTGATGTATCACTTAAAAGGCCCTTTGGCTGAGTACTTTCGTTCCCCCCAACAGACTACTGAGGGGATCCGTGATGCCTTGCAGCTGAGTTCCATGTTTATTGATTTCGAATTTGATGACCACCTCTTTAGCCCATGTGGCTATTCTCTCAATGGCATTAAAGGAGATAGATATTTCACCCTGCACATTACCCCACAGGAACAGAGCTCCTATTGCAGTTTTGAGACTAATTTGACTGAAAAGGATCTACCGGCTGAAGTACTCGAGCACTTTTTAGTAAAATTACAGCCCGAGCGCTGGGACTTGATCTGTGTCGACCGGCCCTTGCTCGTCGCTAAACCGCGAGATAATACCAGCATCAACACCTGTTTAATTACTACTGATGGCGGCTATGATGTTAATTTTAAGCATGTTGATCAACAAGATGAATTGCTTTTTACCCAAGTTATATAA
- a CDS encoding CvfB family protein — MIQIGKSCTLEVVKRVDFGVYLNAHDLGQVLLPSKVVPKECNVGDEVDVFLYLDSEDAIIATTKKPLAEVGQFAYLEAVATGQYGAFLDWGLDKDLLLPFAEQHREIEVGRSYLVYIYTSNVDERIVASAKVDKFLDRTPPPYDKDEAVNLIIGGTTDLGYKAIINHSHWGVIFKNEVFRTLSFGQRLKGFIKQVRSDDKIDLILQQGVKSELDKHSTTIMFKLNQAGGFLPLNDKTDAETIYAKMSMSKKAFKKSIGGLYKNKQITIAPDGIRIVED; from the coding sequence ATGATACAAATAGGAAAATCTTGCACCCTCGAAGTCGTAAAACGAGTCGACTTTGGCGTTTATCTCAATGCACACGACCTAGGCCAAGTACTATTGCCTAGCAAGGTGGTCCCCAAAGAGTGTAATGTCGGTGATGAAGTCGATGTTTTTCTCTATCTGGACTCAGAAGATGCCATCATTGCGACCACCAAGAAGCCACTGGCTGAAGTAGGTCAGTTTGCCTATTTAGAAGCTGTTGCTACCGGTCAATACGGTGCCTTCCTCGACTGGGGGCTAGATAAAGATCTGCTACTTCCTTTCGCTGAACAACACAGAGAGATTGAAGTGGGTCGCTCCTATTTAGTCTATATCTACACCAGCAACGTCGATGAGCGCATTGTCGCCTCGGCTAAAGTCGATAAGTTCCTCGACAGAACGCCGCCTCCATATGATAAAGATGAAGCGGTTAACCTGATCATAGGTGGCACCACAGATCTTGGTTATAAAGCTATCATCAACCACAGCCATTGGGGCGTTATCTTCAAAAATGAGGTGTTTCGTACCCTGAGTTTTGGTCAAAGGTTGAAGGGCTTCATCAAGCAAGTACGCAGCGATGACAAAATAGACCTTATCCTGCAACAAGGTGTAAAATCCGAATTGGATAAACATTCGACTACCATCATGTTTAAACTTAACCAAGCTGGCGGCTTCCTGCCTCTCAATGATAAGACTGATGCAGAAACCATCTATGCCAAAATGTCGATGAGTAAGAAAGCCTTCAAGAAAAGCATAGGTGGACTGTATAAGAATAAGCAGATCACCATAGCGCCCGATGGCATTAGAATAGTAGAAGACTAG
- the speA gene encoding biosynthetic arginine decarboxylase, with amino-acid sequence MSDWSINDARNGYNVNYWSQGLYGISDAGEVTVSPDQANPEFTIGLNELAQDMVKSGVALPVLVRFPQILHHRVHSLCHAFNLAIQKYQYESDYLLVYPIKVNQQQTVVEEILASQKSKEVPQLGLEAGSKPELMAVLAMAQKASSVIICNGYKDIEYIRLALIGEKLGHKVYIVLEKLSELKSILEEAKKLGVTPRLGLRVRLAFQGKGKWQASGGEKSKFGLSAAQVLTVIESLKDEQMLDSLQLLHFHLGSQIANIRDIRQGVSEAGRFYCELQKLGTNVKCFDVGGGLAVDYDGTRSQSSNSMNYGLTEYANNIVSVLTDICKEYQQPMPQIISESGRYLTAHHAVLISDVIGTEAYKAEVIEAPDEAAPQLLHNMWQSWVEVSGRADQRALIEIYHDCQSDLAEAHSLFALGQLSLMQRAWAEQVNLRVCHELQGVMSTKYRFHRPIIDELNEKLADKFFVNFSLFQSLPDAWGIDQVFPVLPLSGLDKKPERRAVMLDITCDSDGSIDQYVDGQGIETTLPVPAWSAESPYLIGFFLVGAYQEILGDMHNLFGDTNSAVVRVDENGLTNIESVLAGDTVADVLRYVNLDAVSFMRTYEELVNMHIEESERANILEELQLGLKGYTYLEDFT; translated from the coding sequence ATGAGTGATTGGTCTATTAATGATGCCCGCAACGGGTATAACGTTAATTATTGGAGTCAGGGACTCTATGGGATAAGCGACGCCGGAGAGGTCACCGTTTCTCCCGATCAAGCTAACCCGGAATTTACTATTGGCTTAAATGAGCTTGCCCAGGATATGGTCAAGTCTGGCGTGGCCCTTCCCGTATTGGTTCGTTTTCCGCAGATTTTGCATCATAGGGTCCACAGTCTCTGTCATGCGTTTAATCTGGCTATTCAGAAATACCAATATGAGTCAGACTACTTGCTGGTTTATCCGATTAAAGTGAACCAGCAACAAACGGTAGTAGAAGAGATCCTCGCCAGCCAGAAATCGAAAGAGGTGCCGCAACTCGGTCTGGAAGCCGGCAGTAAGCCTGAACTGATGGCGGTGCTGGCCATGGCTCAGAAAGCCAGTTCTGTGATTATCTGCAATGGTTATAAAGACATTGAATATATCCGCCTCGCGCTTATCGGCGAGAAATTAGGCCATAAGGTTTATATCGTACTCGAGAAGCTGTCGGAGCTAAAAAGCATACTCGAGGAAGCTAAAAAGCTAGGCGTGACTCCCAGACTGGGTTTACGTGTACGTCTGGCGTTTCAGGGCAAAGGTAAGTGGCAAGCCAGTGGCGGAGAGAAGTCAAAATTTGGTCTCTCAGCGGCCCAAGTTCTGACTGTGATTGAATCTCTCAAAGATGAACAAATGTTAGACTCCTTGCAGTTACTGCATTTTCACCTGGGATCGCAAATTGCTAACATCAGAGACATAAGGCAAGGGGTGAGCGAAGCCGGACGTTTCTATTGTGAGCTACAAAAGCTTGGCACCAATGTTAAATGTTTCGATGTCGGTGGTGGCTTAGCGGTCGATTACGATGGGACTCGTAGTCAAAGCAGCAATTCGATGAATTATGGTTTGACGGAATACGCCAACAATATTGTTAGCGTGTTGACCGATATCTGCAAAGAATATCAGCAACCTATGCCACAAATTATTTCAGAGTCTGGTCGATACCTCACGGCTCATCATGCGGTGCTTATCTCAGATGTGATCGGTACCGAAGCCTACAAGGCCGAAGTCATTGAAGCGCCCGACGAAGCCGCGCCTCAGCTGCTGCATAATATGTGGCAATCTTGGGTGGAGGTGAGTGGCCGTGCAGATCAACGGGCCTTAATAGAGATTTATCATGATTGCCAGAGTGATTTGGCCGAGGCTCACTCATTGTTTGCCTTAGGTCAGCTGTCTCTTATGCAGCGGGCCTGGGCGGAGCAAGTTAACTTAAGGGTGTGTCATGAACTTCAAGGCGTCATGAGCACTAAGTATCGTTTTCATCGGCCAATCATAGATGAGCTTAATGAAAAGTTAGCCGATAAGTTTTTTGTGAACTTTTCTCTGTTCCAGTCGCTACCCGATGCATGGGGCATAGATCAAGTCTTTCCGGTATTGCCGTTATCGGGCTTGGATAAAAAGCCAGAGCGACGCGCGGTGATGTTGGATATTACCTGTGACTCCGATGGCTCTATCGATCAGTATGTCGATGGCCAAGGCATAGAAACCACCTTGCCAGTTCCGGCCTGGAGTGCCGAGAGCCCCTATCTGATTGGCTTCTTCTTAGTGGGAGCCTATCAGGAGATCTTAGGGGATATGCATAATCTCTTCGGTGATACTAACTCAGCCGTGGTCCGGGTCGATGAGAATGGCCTGACTAATATCGAGTCTGTTTTAGCGGGCGATACGGTCGCGGATGTACTCAGGTATGTAAATTTAGATGCCGTGTCATTTATGCGTACCTATGAAGAGCTGGTTAACATGCATATAGAAGAATCTGAGCGAGCTAATATCCTGGAAGAGTTGCAGTTAGGCTTGAAAGGCTATACCTATCTGGAAGACTTTACTTAA
- a CDS encoding YceH family protein, producing the protein MNLTLHEARVIACLLEKEVTTPDQYPLSLNSLTMACNQKSSRDPVLAMTEAETQASIDALMKRRLVTDQTGFGSRVVKYKHRFCNTEFSDLQFNSAQFAIICLLLLRGPQTPGELKSRSGRLHLFNDVSEVDKTLHSLTLTDPALVKQLAREPGRRDSRFIGLFSDEVAQASGSDMAFTPTSARSIAAPESATEDQSLAQADLVARVTTLEQEVAQLKEALQDFLN; encoded by the coding sequence ATGAATCTAACGCTCCATGAAGCAAGAGTGATCGCTTGTCTACTTGAGAAAGAAGTCACCACCCCAGATCAATATCCCTTATCGCTCAATTCACTCACTATGGCCTGTAACCAAAAGTCGAGTCGAGATCCGGTTCTTGCCATGACGGAAGCCGAAACTCAAGCCAGTATCGATGCGCTGATGAAACGCAGGCTAGTGACAGATCAAACTGGCTTCGGTTCGCGAGTGGTTAAGTATAAGCATAGATTCTGTAACACCGAGTTTAGCGATCTACAGTTTAATTCGGCTCAATTCGCCATCATCTGCTTATTACTGTTACGGGGGCCCCAGACACCGGGAGAGTTGAAGAGTCGAAGTGGCCGTTTACACCTTTTCAACGATGTCAGCGAAGTCGATAAGACCTTACACTCGTTAACCCTCACCGACCCGGCTTTAGTCAAGCAACTTGCCAGAGAGCCTGGGAGACGAGACTCACGCTTTATCGGGCTTTTTTCAGACGAGGTGGCCCAAGCGAGTGGATCTGATATGGCATTCACGCCAACAAGCGCTCGCTCAATCGCAGCCCCAGAATCTGCCACTGAAGACCAGAGCTTAGCTCAAGCCGATTTAGTCGCAAGAGTGACCACGCTCGAGCAGGAAGTCGCTCAGTTAAAAGAAGCACTGCAGGATTTTCTCAACTGA